In Opitutaceae bacterium TAV5, one genomic interval encodes:
- a CDS encoding methyl-accepting chemotaxis protein has product MKNNYKLGTRLSLAFGSLVLIMLALGGITAWNMHRSAATARQAAGEGLPAITIVNDVQHQVMLARYEILGYAQTSMPDFLNRGRENIAAARQHLEKAREHASRHPGLTDFSTAVAETGHKLQEYDALLHHIMEKTEATDSSRNRLDDSSRTLLSAINGFRTRQYHELDEELKNAAAAEKITERSYKLKLVSDIDQVISELRLATWRAQAEQNPHALSAAQKHFAVITSRCDELQPVTRQEADIRQIAAMRQAAAEYRKAIDGLALEWEEREKLVADCAVLSRAMIDQTRKLAAEGLDNMRTGTLTTGHQLGTSTLILYAGLATAFIIGSALSIGLTRSITRPVKAIADTLNQGAEQTAAAAGQVSSASQTLAAGSSEQAAALEETSSSLEELASMTRRNTDNAQQVNSLAREARAAAETGAADMSAMAHAMQEIQKSSGDVARIIKTIDEIAFQTNILALNAAVEAARAGEAGAGFAVVAEEVRNLAQRSAQSARETAANIENSVAKTAQGVQLTEKVTRSLDEILQKFRQVDQLAAEVATASREQSQGIDQVNTAVSQMDKVTQSNAASAEESASAAEELNAQAASLKDAVLSLRRIVDGGSAATSSPASAPVHAHPTGKAGSAPAPAAKFPVPASLPETDR; this is encoded by the coding sequence ATGAAAAATAACTACAAGCTCGGCACCCGGCTTTCCCTCGCCTTCGGAAGCCTCGTTCTCATCATGCTCGCCCTCGGCGGCATCACCGCATGGAACATGCATCGCAGCGCTGCCACCGCCCGGCAGGCCGCCGGGGAAGGCCTGCCCGCCATCACGATCGTCAACGATGTCCAGCACCAGGTCATGCTCGCCCGTTACGAGATTCTCGGGTATGCGCAGACTTCCATGCCGGATTTCCTGAATCGTGGACGGGAAAATATTGCCGCCGCGCGCCAGCACCTCGAAAAAGCCCGCGAACACGCTTCCCGCCATCCCGGCCTCACCGATTTTTCCACGGCGGTCGCCGAAACCGGACACAAGTTGCAGGAATACGATGCGCTCCTTCACCACATCATGGAAAAAACCGAGGCCACCGATTCCTCCCGCAACCGCCTCGACGACTCGTCCCGGACCCTTCTTTCCGCCATCAACGGCTTCCGCACCCGGCAATACCACGAGCTCGACGAAGAGCTCAAAAACGCCGCTGCGGCGGAAAAAATCACCGAACGCAGTTACAAGCTGAAACTCGTCTCGGACATCGACCAGGTCATCTCCGAACTTCGCCTCGCCACCTGGCGCGCCCAGGCCGAGCAGAATCCGCACGCCCTCTCCGCGGCCCAAAAACATTTTGCCGTCATCACCTCCCGGTGCGACGAGTTGCAACCCGTCACCCGCCAGGAAGCCGACATCCGCCAGATTGCCGCCATGCGGCAAGCTGCGGCCGAGTACCGCAAGGCGATCGACGGCCTCGCCCTCGAATGGGAGGAGCGCGAAAAGCTCGTCGCCGATTGCGCCGTCCTCAGCCGGGCCATGATCGACCAGACGCGGAAACTCGCCGCCGAAGGTCTGGACAACATGCGCACCGGCACGCTCACCACCGGACATCAGCTCGGCACCTCCACCCTCATTCTTTATGCCGGCCTCGCCACCGCGTTCATCATCGGCAGCGCGCTCTCCATTGGCCTCACCCGTTCGATCACGCGGCCGGTCAAGGCCATTGCCGACACCCTCAACCAGGGCGCCGAGCAGACTGCCGCCGCTGCCGGCCAGGTCTCTTCCGCCAGCCAGACGCTCGCCGCCGGCTCCAGCGAGCAGGCCGCCGCGCTCGAGGAAACCAGTTCCTCGCTGGAGGAACTCGCCAGCATGACCCGCCGCAACACCGACAACGCCCAGCAGGTCAACTCCCTCGCTCGCGAAGCCCGTGCCGCTGCCGAAACCGGCGCCGCCGACATGTCCGCCATGGCCCACGCCATGCAGGAAATCCAGAAAAGCAGCGGCGACGTCGCCCGCATCATCAAGACCATCGACGAAATCGCCTTCCAGACCAACATCCTCGCCCTCAACGCCGCCGTCGAAGCCGCACGCGCCGGCGAGGCCGGCGCCGGCTTCGCCGTCGTCGCCGAGGAGGTCCGCAACCTCGCCCAGCGCAGCGCACAGTCCGCACGCGAAACCGCCGCCAATATCGAAAACTCCGTCGCCAAAACCGCCCAGGGCGTCCAGCTCACCGAAAAAGTCACCCGCAGCCTCGACGAAATCCTGCAAAAATTCCGCCAGGTCGACCAGCTCGCCGCCGAAGTCGCCACCGCATCCCGCGAACAGTCCCAGGGTATCGACCAGGTCAATACCGCCGTCAGCCAGATGGACAAGGTCACCCAGTCCAACGCCGCCTCCGCCGAAGAAAGCGCCTCCGCCGCCGAAGAACTCAACGCCCAGGCCGCCTCCCTCAAGGACGCCGTCCTCTCCCTCCGCCGCATCGTCGACGGCGGCTCCGCCGCCACCTCCTCACCCGCAAGCGCCCCCGTTCACGCCCACCCGACCGGCAAGGCCGGGTCCGCTCCCGCGCCCGCCGCAAAATTCCCGGTTCCCGCAAGCCTCCCGGAGACAGACCGGTAG